CCGCGGACCTGGCGAGGTTGATGACGCCGTTCGCGGAACGCCACGGGGTGATCAACATCCCCTGACCTGCGTGGCTGGGGGTCGGCGGCTACAGTGGCTGAAGAGCATACCTAGGCTATGTCGCCTCGCTCAGCTTCCCGCAGGCCCACAGTAAGGATCAAACACGCCATGACGACGACCGAAACCTCGTTAACCCCCGACGTTCGTAACGGCATCGACTTCAAGATTGCCGATCTGTCGCTGGCGGATTTCGGTCGTAAGGAACTGCGGATCGCCGAGCACGAGATGCCCGGCCTGATGTCGCTGCGTCGCGAATACGCCGAGGTGCAGCCGCTCAAAGGTGCCCGCATCTCCGGCTCACTGCACATGACCGTCCAGACCGCGGTGTTGATCGAAACCCTCACCGCGCTGGGCGCCGAAGTCCGGTGGGCCTCCTGCAACATCTTCTCGACCCAGGACCATGCCGCCGCCGCCGTCGTCGTCGGCCCGCATGGCACACCCGAGGAGCCCAAAGGTGTCCCGGTGTTCGCGTGGAAGGGCGAGACGCTCGAGGAGTACTGGTGGGCCGCCGAGCAGATGCTGACCTGGCCGGATAATGAAGCCGGACCCGCTCCTGCAAATATGATCCTCGACGACGGCGGCGATGCCACCATGCTGGTGCTGCGTGGCATGCAGTACGAGAAGGCCGGCGTGGTGCCGCCCGCCGAAGAAGACGATTCGGCAGAGTGGAAGGTGTTCCTGAACCTGCTGCGGAACCGGTACGAGACCGACAAGGGCAAGTGGACCAAGATCGCCGAGTCGGTCCAGGGTGTCACCGAGGAGACCACCACCGGTGTGCTGCGGCTCTACCAATTCGCCGCGGCCGGCGACCTGGCCTTCCCGGCGATCAACGTCAACGACTCGGTGACCAAGTCCAAGTTCGACAACAAGTACGGCACCCGGCACTCGCTCATTGACGGCATCAACCGCGGCACCGACGCGCTGATCGGCGGAAAGAAGGTCCTCATCTGCGGTTACGGTGACGTCGGCAAGGGCTGCGCGGAGGCGATGAAGGGCCAGGGCGCGCGGGTCCAGGTCACCGAGATCGATCCGATCAATGCGCTGCAGGCGATGATGGAGGGCTTCGACGTCGTCACTGTCGAGGACGCCATCGCCGACGCCGACATCGTCGTCACCGCCACCGGCAACAAAGACATCATCATGCTCGAGCACATCAAGGCGATGAAGGACCACTCGATCCTGGGCAACATCGGTCACTTCGACAACGAGATCGACATGGCCGGCCTGGAGCGCTCCGGGGCGACCCGGGTCAACGTCAAGCCGCAGGTCGACCTGTGGACCTTCCCTGACACCGGCCGCTCGGTCATTGTGCTATCCGAGGGCAGGCTGCTGAATCTGGGCAACGCCACCGGGCATCCGTCGTTCGTGATGAGCAACAGCTTCGCCAACCAGGTGATCGCCCAGATCGAGCTGTGGACCAAGAACGACGAGTACGACAACGAGGTGTACCGGCTGCCCAAGCACCTCGACGAAAAGGTGGCCCGCATCCACGTGGAAGCACTGGGTGGTCACCTGACCAAGCTCACCAAGGAGCAGGCCGAGTACCTCGGTGTGGACGTCGAGGGTCCGTTCAAGCCGGATCACTACCGCTACTGAGGCTGCTCTCGGCGGCCGAGCGTGACGCCACAGTCGCGTTCGGCGCCGAGTGAGACTGCAGCGTCACGCTCAAGGCAGCGATTAGGCTCACGCCGTGCTCATCGCGATCGAAGGTGTCGACGGTGCCGGCAAACGGACGCTGACCGAGGGTCTGCGCGCGGCGTTCCACGCGGTCGGGAAGTCGGTGGTCACACTGGCGTTCCCGCGCTACGGGCGCTCGGTCACCGCCGACATCGCTGCGGAGGCCCTGCACGGGGGGCACGGTGATCTCGCCTCGTCGGTGTATGCGATGGCGACGCTGTTCGCGCTCGACCGCGCCGGCGCGGCGGCGGAGATCGCGGAGCTGCGGCGGAACTACGACGTGGTGATCCTGGATCGCTACGTCGCCTCCAACGCCGCCTACAGCGCGGCCCGGCTGCGCGAGGATGCCGGCGGGCCAGCGGTGGCCTGGGTCCAGCAGATCGAATACCAGCGGATGGGGGTGCCCGTTCCCGACTGGCAGGTGCTGCTCGCGGTCCCGGCCGACCTCGCCGCGCAGCGCGCCCGCAGCCGTGCCGAAGCGGATCCCGGGCGCGCGCGGGACAGCTACGAACGTGACGACGAACTGCAGCAGCGCACCGGCGTGGTGTATGCGCAACTGGCCGCCGCAGACTGGAACGGGCGATGGTTGGTGGTCGACTCCGAGGTCGACGCGGACCGGTTGGCGGCGACTCTGATGGCCTCAAATGATCGATTTTGAGACTATTTGCCCATATCAAAGACGAAACGCCCGGGTGGAATCGCAGTTTTGTCCCGTTCTAGTGCCACCATGGACACCATGAGGCAAAGGATTCTCGTCGTCGATGATGACGCTTCGCTGGCAGAGATGCTGACCATCGTGCTGCGTGGGGAGGGTTTCGACACCGCGGTCATCGGTGACGGCACTCAGGCCCTGACCGCGGTGCGCGAGCTGCGCCCCGATCTGGTGCTGCTGGACCTGATGCTGCCCGGCATGAACGGCATCGACGTATGCCGGGTCTTGCGCGCCGACTCCGGCGTTCCAATCGTGATGCTGACCGCCAAGACCGACACCGTCGACGTGGTGCTCGGTCTCGAGTCGGGCGCCGACGACTACATCATGAAGCCGTTCAAGCCCAAAGAGCTGGTCGCCCGGGTGCGGGCACGGCTGCGCCGCAACGACGACGAGCCCGCCGAGATGTTGTCCATCGCCGATGTCGACATCGACGTGCCGGCGCATAAGGTCACCCGCAACGGTGAGCAGATCTCGCTGACGCCGCTGGAATTCGACCTGCTGGTCGCACTGGCACGCAAACCCCGCCAGGTGTTTACTCGTGATGTGCTGCTCGAACAGGTGTGGGGATATCGTCACCCGGCCGACACCCGGCTGGTGAACGTGCACGTCCAGCGTCTGCGGGCCAAGGTCGAGAAAGACCCGGAGAACCCGACAGTGGTGTTGACCGTTCGAGGAGTGGGATACAAGGCCGGACCTCCGTGATCCCCGGGGACGACCGCGATGCCCTAGGGGTACCGCCCGTCGGCGGGGGAGTGCGGCGCCAGTGATCTGGGGCTCTCGGCGACGTACTCGTGGTCGTTGGGGGCGCTCTGGCCCGATGACCCGTGGCTTGAGTGCGCTGAGTCGGGCCGTCGCCGTGGCGTGGCGCCGGTCGCTGCAGTTGCGGGTTGTGGCGCTGACACTGGGACTTTCGCTGGCAGTGATCCTGGCGCTCGGCTTCGTGCTGACCAGCCAGGTCACCAACCGGGTGCTCGACGTCAAACTCAAGGCCGCCATCGACCAGACCGAGCGGGCCCGAAACACCGTCAGCGGCATCGTCAACGGCGAAGAGACCCGCTCGCTGGACAGCAGCCTTCAGCTCGCGCGCAACACCCTGACCTCCAAAACCGATCCCGCCTCCGGTACCAGCCAGGCCGGTGCATTCGACGCGGTGCTGATGGTGCCGGGTGACGGGCCGCGCGCTG
The nucleotide sequence above comes from Mycobacterium pseudokansasii. Encoded proteins:
- the ahcY gene encoding adenosylhomocysteinase, coding for MTTTETSLTPDVRNGIDFKIADLSLADFGRKELRIAEHEMPGLMSLRREYAEVQPLKGARISGSLHMTVQTAVLIETLTALGAEVRWASCNIFSTQDHAAAAVVVGPHGTPEEPKGVPVFAWKGETLEEYWWAAEQMLTWPDNEAGPAPANMILDDGGDATMLVLRGMQYEKAGVVPPAEEDDSAEWKVFLNLLRNRYETDKGKWTKIAESVQGVTEETTTGVLRLYQFAAAGDLAFPAINVNDSVTKSKFDNKYGTRHSLIDGINRGTDALIGGKKVLICGYGDVGKGCAEAMKGQGARVQVTEIDPINALQAMMEGFDVVTVEDAIADADIVVTATGNKDIIMLEHIKAMKDHSILGNIGHFDNEIDMAGLERSGATRVNVKPQVDLWTFPDTGRSVIVLSEGRLLNLGNATGHPSFVMSNSFANQVIAQIELWTKNDEYDNEVYRLPKHLDEKVARIHVEALGGHLTKLTKEQAEYLGVDVEGPFKPDHYRY
- a CDS encoding dTMP kinase → MLIAIEGVDGAGKRTLTEGLRAAFHAVGKSVVTLAFPRYGRSVTADIAAEALHGGHGDLASSVYAMATLFALDRAGAAAEIAELRRNYDVVILDRYVASNAAYSAARLREDAGGPAVAWVQQIEYQRMGVPVPDWQVLLAVPADLAAQRARSRAEADPGRARDSYERDDELQQRTGVVYAQLAAADWNGRWLVVDSEVDADRLAATLMASNDRF
- the mtrA gene encoding two-component system response regulator MtrA; this translates as MDTMRQRILVVDDDASLAEMLTIVLRGEGFDTAVIGDGTQALTAVRELRPDLVLLDLMLPGMNGIDVCRVLRADSGVPIVMLTAKTDTVDVVLGLESGADDYIMKPFKPKELVARVRARLRRNDDEPAEMLSIADVDIDVPAHKVTRNGEQISLTPLEFDLLVALARKPRQVFTRDVLLEQVWGYRHPADTRLVNVHVQRLRAKVEKDPENPTVVLTVRGVGYKAGPP